One part of the Arabidopsis thaliana chromosome 1 sequence genome encodes these proteins:
- a CDS encoding basic helix-loop-helix (bHLH) DNA-binding superfamily protein (basic helix-loop-helix (bHLH) DNA-binding superfamily protein; FUNCTIONS IN: sequence-specific DNA binding transcription factor activity; INVOLVED IN: regulation of transcription; LOCATED IN: nucleus; EXPRESSED IN: 22 plant structures; EXPRESSED DURING: 13 growth stages; CONTAINS InterPro DOMAIN/s: Helix-loop-helix DNA-binding domain (InterPro:IPR001092), Helix-loop-helix DNA-binding (InterPro:IPR011598); BEST Arabidopsis thaliana protein match is: cryptochrome-interacting basic-helix-loop-helix 5 (TAIR:AT1G26260.2); Has 35333 Blast hits to 34131 proteins in 2444 species: Archae - 798; Bacteria - 22429; Metazoa - 974; Fungi - 991; Plants - 531; Viruses - 0; Other Eukaryotes - 9610 (source: NCBI BLink).), with amino-acid sequence MDLSAKDEFSAEKRNPDNYDSVNNPSGDWRVDSYPSENLISAGPASCSPSQMMDSFGQTLWYDPTSVQAVGYAGFNGGNASSSSFRGSIDRSLEMGWNLPNLLPPKGNGLFLPNASSFLPPSMAQFPADSGFIERAARFSLFSGGNFSDMVNQPLGNSEAIGLFLQGGGTMQGQCQSNELNVGEPHNDVSVAVKESTVRSSEQAKPNVPGSGNVSEDTQSSGGNGQKGRETSSNTKKRKRNGQNSEAAQSHRSQQSEEEPDNNGDEKRNDEQSPNSPGKKSNSGKQQGKQSSDPPKDGYIHVRARRGQATNSHSLAERVRREKISERMKFLQDLVPGCNKVTGKAVMLDEIINYVQSLQRQVEFLSMKLATVNPQMDFNLEGLLAKDALQLRAGSSSTTPFPPNMSMAYPPLPHGFMQQTLSSIGRTITSPLSPMNGGFKRQETNGWEGDLQNVIHINYGAGDVTPDPQAAATASLPAANMKVEP; translated from the exons atggatttaAGTGCGAAAGATGAGTTTTCAGCAGAGAAGAGGAATCCTGATAACTATGATTCTGTTAATAATCCGTCTGGAGATTGGCGAGTTGATTCATATCCTTCAGAGAATCTGATTTCAGCTGGTCCTGCGTCTTGTTCTCCTTCTCAGATGATGGATTCATTTGGGCAAACTCTTTGGTATGATCCCACGAGTGTTCAGGCTGTTGGTTATGCCGGTTTTAATGGTGGTAatgcttcgtcttcttcgtttaGGGGTAGTATTGATAGATCTCTTGAAATGGGTTGGAATCTGCCTAATTTGTTGCCTCCTAAAGGCAATGGTCTTTTCTTACCGAATGCGAGTAGTTTCCTTCCTCCGAGTATGGCTCAGTTCCCGGCTGATTCAGGTTTTATAGAGCGTGCAGCGAGGTTTTCGCTCTTTAGCGGTGGGAATTTTAGTGATATGGTGAATCAACCACTTGGGAATTCTGAGGCTAttggtttgtttcttcaagGTGGTGGAACAATGCAAGGGCAGTGTCAAAGTAATGAACTTAATGTTGGTGAACCTCACAATGATGTATCTGTAGCAGTGAAAGAATCAACTGTTAGATCTAGTGAACAAGCTAAACCGAATGTTCCTGGATCGGGCAATGTATCCGAGGATACTCAGTCTAGTGGTGGTAATGGTCAGAAAGGCAGAGAAACCTCTTCCAAcacaaagaagaggaaaagaaatgGGCAG AACTCTGAAGCAGCTCAATCACACAGATCCCAGCAGTCTGAGGAAGAACCAGACAACAATGGTGATGAAAAGCGCAATGATGAGCAAAGTCCAAATTCACCTGGAAAGAAGTCAAACAGTGGGAAACAACAGGGCAAACAAAGTTCTGATCCTCCAAAAGATGGATATATTCATGTACGGGCACGAAGAGGCCAGGCCACAAATAGCCATAGTCTTGCAGAAAGA GTTAGGAGAGAAAAAATTAGTGAAAGGATGAAGTTTCTTCAAGATCTAGTACCGGGTTGCAACAAG GTGACTGGGAAGGCAGTTATGCTTGACGAAATCATAAACTACGTACAATCACTACAACGCCAAGTTGAG TTTTTATCGATGAAACTTGCAACTGTGAACCCACAAATGGACTTTAACCTTGAAGGTCTTCTTGCAAAAGAT GCACTTCAACTACGAGCTGGTTCTTCATCTACAACACCATTCCCACCAAATATGTCAATGGCTTATCCTCCTCTACCTCATGGATTCATGCAACAAACTCTTTCCAGCATTGGAAGGACCATTACCTCTCCATTGTCTCCTATGAATGGTGGATTCAAGCGACAG GAAACAAATGGATGGGAGGGTGATTTGCAAAATGTGATCCACATTAACTATGGAGCTGGTGATGTCACACCTGACCCTCAAGCAGCAGCTACAG cATCTCTTCCAGCTGCAAATATGAAGGTTGAGCCATGA
- a CDS encoding pentatricopeptide (PPR) repeat-containing protein, which produces MIHGNIIRALPYPETFLYNNIVHAYALMKSSTYARRVFDRIPQPNLFSWNNLLLAYSKAGLISEMESTFEKLPDRDGVTWNVLIEGYSLSGLVGAAVKAYNTMMRDFSANLTRVTLMTMLKLSSSNGHVSLGKQIHGQVIKLGFESYLLVGSPLLYMYANVGCISDAKKVFYGLDDRNTVMYNSLMGGLLACGMIEDALQLFRGMEKDSVSWAAMIKGLAQNGLAKEAIECFREMKVQGLKMDQYPFGSVLPACGGLGAINEGKQIHACIIRTNFQDHIYVGSALIDMYCKCKCLHYAKTVFDRMKQKNVVSWTAMVVGYGQTGRAEEAVKIFLDMQRSGIDPDHYTLGQAISACANVSSLEEGSQFHGKAITSGLIHYVTVSNSLVTLYGKCGDIDDSTRLFNEMNVRDAVSWTAMVSAYAQFGRAVETIQLFDKMVQHGLKPDGVTLTGVISACSRAGLVEKGQRYFKLMTSEYGIVPSIGHYSCMIDLFSRSGRLEEAMRFINGMPFPPDAIGWTTLLSACRNKGNLEIGKWAAESLIELDPHHPAGYTLLSSIYASKGKWDSVAQLRRGMREKNVKKEPGQSWIKWKGKLHSFSADDESSPYLDQIYAKLEELNNKIIDNGYKPDTSFVHHDVEEAVKVKMLNYHSERLAIAFGLIFVPSGQPIRVGKNLRVCVDCHNATKHISSVTGREILVRDAVRFHRFKDGTCSCGDFW; this is translated from the coding sequence ATGATCCACGGGAATATCATCAGAGCTCTTCCATATCCAGAGACGTTTTTGTATAACAACATCGTCCACGCGTATGCGTTAATGAAAAGCTCCACTTATGCACGCCGAGTGTTCGACAGAATTCCCCAACCAAACCTTTTCTCCTGGAACAATCTTCTCTTAGCTTATTCAAAAGCTGGGCTTATCTCAGAGATGGAAAGTACCTTTGAGAAGCTTCCTGATAGAGATGGTGTCACTTGGAACGTGCTTATTGAAGGCTATTCATTGAGTGGATTGGTTGGTGCAGCTGTTAAGGCTTATAATACGATGATGAGAGATTTTTCTGCTAATTTGACTAGGGTTACGTTGATGACAATGTTGAAACTTTCTTCTAGCAATGGCCATGTTAGTTTGGGGAAGCAGATTCATGGGCAGGTTATCAAACTTGGGTTTGAGTCTTATCTTTTAGTTGGGAGTCCATTGTTGTATATGTATGCAAATGTTGGTTGCATCTCTGATGCAAAGAAGGTTTTTTACGGGTTGGACGATAGAAATACGGTTATGTACAATTCGTTGATGGGTGGACTTCTAGCATGTGGAATGATTGAAGATGCACTGCAGTTGTTTCGAGGAATGGAGAAAGATTCAGTTTCTTGGGCAGCGATGATTAAAGGACTTGCTCAAAACGGACTTGCAAAGGAGGCTATTGAATGTTTCAGAGAGATGAAAGTACAAGGCTTGAAGATGGATCAGTATCCTTTTGGAAGTGTACTGCCTGCTTGTGGAGGATTAGGAGCAATAAACGAAGGGAAACAGATTCATGCTTGTATAATCAGGACCAATTTTCAGGATCACATTTATGTAGGTAGTGCTCTCATTGACATGTATTGCAAGTGTAAGTGTTTACATTATGCAAAGACTGTTTTTGATAGAATGAAGCAGAAGAATGTTGTGTCTTGGACAGCAATGGTTGTGGGTTATGGCCAGACCGGGCGTGCTGAAGAGGCTGTTAAGATTTTCCTTGATATGCAAAGAAGTGGAATTGACCCAGATCATTATACTCTGGGACAAGCGATCAGTGCTTGTGCCAACGTAAGTAGCTTAGAAGAGGGCTCCCAGTTTCATGGAAAAGCTATAACTTCTGGCCTAATACATTATGTCACTGTTTCAAATTCATTGGTGACTCTGTATGGAAAATGTGGAGATATTGATGATTCGACTAGGTTGTTCAACGAGATGAATGTCAGGGATGCAGTCTCTTGGACTGCAATGGTTTCTGCGTATGCGCAATTTGGAAGGGCCGTCGAGACTATTCAGTTGTTTGACAAAATGGTACAACATGGTCTAAAACCTGATGGAGTGACTTTGACCGGTGTTATTTCAGCTTGCAGTAGGGCAGGATTAGTGGAGAAAGGACAAAGATATTTTAAGTTAATGACAAGTGAATATGGAATAGTGCCAAGTATTGGTCATTATTCTTGCATGATCGATCTCTTCAGTCGATCTGGAAGGTTAGAGGAAGCCATGCGTTTTATAAATGGGATGCCTTTTCCTCCAGATGCAATTGGTTGGACTACTTTACTCAGCGCATGTAGAAATAAAGGTAACTTGGAAATAGGTAAATGGGCGGCTGAATCACTCATAGAATTAGATCCTCATCATCCCGCTGGTTATACGCTATTATCAAGCATATACGCTTCAAAAGGGAAATGGGATAGTGTGGCCCAGTTAAGACGGGGAATGAGAGAGAAGAACGTGAAGAAAGAACCCGGACAGAGTTGGATCAAATGGAAAGGAAAATTGCACAGTTTCTCAGCTGATGACGAGTCAAGTCCATATTTAGATCAGATATATGCTAAGCTTGAGGAATTGAACAATAAAATCATAGATAATGGTTATAAACCAGATACCAGTTTTGTCCATCATGATGTCGAGGAAGCTGTTAAGGTAAAGATGCTTAACTATCACAGTGAAAGGCTTGCAATAGCTTTTGGATTGATATTTGTACCCTCAGGGCAACCTATTAGAGTAGGAAAAAATCTTAGAGTGTGTGTGGATTGCCACAATGCCACTAAACATATCTCCAGCGTCACTGGTAGAGAGATACTTGTCAGAGATGCTGTTAGGTTTCACCGTTTTAAAGATGGAACTTGCTCATGTGGAGATTTCTGGTAG
- a CDS encoding basic helix-loop-helix (bHLH) DNA-binding superfamily protein (basic helix-loop-helix (bHLH) DNA-binding superfamily protein; FUNCTIONS IN: sequence-specific DNA binding transcription factor activity; INVOLVED IN: regulation of transcription; LOCATED IN: nucleus; EXPRESSED IN: 22 plant structures; EXPRESSED DURING: 13 growth stages; CONTAINS InterPro DOMAIN/s: Helix-loop-helix DNA-binding domain (InterPro:IPR001092), Helix-loop-helix DNA-binding (InterPro:IPR011598); BEST Arabidopsis thaliana protein match is: cryptochrome-interacting basic-helix-loop-helix 5 (TAIR:AT1G26260.2); Has 3331 Blast hits to 3218 proteins in 330 species: Archae - 2; Bacteria - 230; Metazoa - 358; Fungi - 119; Plants - 2228; Viruses - 11; Other Eukaryotes - 383 (source: NCBI BLink).) — translation MDLSAKDEFSAEKRNPDNYDSVNNPSGDWRVDSYPSENLISAGPASCSPSQMMDSFGQTLWYDPTSVQAVGYAGFNGGNASSSSFRGSIDRSLEMGWNLPNLLPPKGNGLFLPNASSFLPPSMAQFPADSGFIERAARFSLFSGGNFSDMVNQPLGNSEAIGLFLQGGGTMQGQCQSNELNVGEPHNDVSVAVKESTVRSSEQAKPNVPGSGNVSEDTQSSGGNGQKGRETSSNTKKRKRNGQKNSEAAQSHRSQQSEEEPDNNGDEKRNDEQSPNSPGKKSNSGKQQGKQSSDPPKDGYIHVRARRGQATNSHSLAERVRREKISERMKFLQDLVPGCNKVTGKAVMLDEIINYVQSLQRQVEFLSMKLATVNPQMDFNLEGLLAKDALQLRAGSSSTTPFPPNMSMAYPPLPHGFMQQTLSSIGRTITSPLSPMNGGFKRQETNGWEGDLQNVIHINYGAGDVTPDPQAAATASLPAANMKVEP, via the exons atggatttaAGTGCGAAAGATGAGTTTTCAGCAGAGAAGAGGAATCCTGATAACTATGATTCTGTTAATAATCCGTCTGGAGATTGGCGAGTTGATTCATATCCTTCAGAGAATCTGATTTCAGCTGGTCCTGCGTCTTGTTCTCCTTCTCAGATGATGGATTCATTTGGGCAAACTCTTTGGTATGATCCCACGAGTGTTCAGGCTGTTGGTTATGCCGGTTTTAATGGTGGTAatgcttcgtcttcttcgtttaGGGGTAGTATTGATAGATCTCTTGAAATGGGTTGGAATCTGCCTAATTTGTTGCCTCCTAAAGGCAATGGTCTTTTCTTACCGAATGCGAGTAGTTTCCTTCCTCCGAGTATGGCTCAGTTCCCGGCTGATTCAGGTTTTATAGAGCGTGCAGCGAGGTTTTCGCTCTTTAGCGGTGGGAATTTTAGTGATATGGTGAATCAACCACTTGGGAATTCTGAGGCTAttggtttgtttcttcaagGTGGTGGAACAATGCAAGGGCAGTGTCAAAGTAATGAACTTAATGTTGGTGAACCTCACAATGATGTATCTGTAGCAGTGAAAGAATCAACTGTTAGATCTAGTGAACAAGCTAAACCGAATGTTCCTGGATCGGGCAATGTATCCGAGGATACTCAGTCTAGTGGTGGTAATGGTCAGAAAGGCAGAGAAACCTCTTCCAAcacaaagaagaggaaaagaaatgGGCAG AAGAACTCTGAAGCAGCTCAATCACACAGATCCCAGCAGTCTGAGGAAGAACCAGACAACAATGGTGATGAAAAGCGCAATGATGAGCAAAGTCCAAATTCACCTGGAAAGAAGTCAAACAGTGGGAAACAACAGGGCAAACAAAGTTCTGATCCTCCAAAAGATGGATATATTCATGTACGGGCACGAAGAGGCCAGGCCACAAATAGCCATAGTCTTGCAGAAAGA GTTAGGAGAGAAAAAATTAGTGAAAGGATGAAGTTTCTTCAAGATCTAGTACCGGGTTGCAACAAG GTGACTGGGAAGGCAGTTATGCTTGACGAAATCATAAACTACGTACAATCACTACAACGCCAAGTTGAG TTTTTATCGATGAAACTTGCAACTGTGAACCCACAAATGGACTTTAACCTTGAAGGTCTTCTTGCAAAAGAT GCACTTCAACTACGAGCTGGTTCTTCATCTACAACACCATTCCCACCAAATATGTCAATGGCTTATCCTCCTCTACCTCATGGATTCATGCAACAAACTCTTTCCAGCATTGGAAGGACCATTACCTCTCCATTGTCTCCTATGAATGGTGGATTCAAGCGACAG GAAACAAATGGATGGGAGGGTGATTTGCAAAATGTGATCCACATTAACTATGGAGCTGGTGATGTCACACCTGACCCTCAAGCAGCAGCTACAG cATCTCTTCCAGCTGCAAATATGAAGGTTGAGCCATGA
- a CDS encoding pentatricopeptide (PPR) repeat-containing protein (pentatricopeptide (PPR) repeat-containing protein; CONTAINS InterPro DOMAIN/s: Pentatricopeptide repeat (InterPro:IPR002885); BEST Arabidopsis thaliana protein match is: pentatricopeptide (PPR) repeat-containing protein (TAIR:AT2G22070.1); Has 47331 Blast hits to 14466 proteins in 272 species: Archae - 2; Bacteria - 18; Metazoa - 110; Fungi - 135; Plants - 46381; Viruses - 0; Other Eukaryotes - 685 (source: NCBI BLink).), with protein MASNYYSVQIKQCIGLGARNQSRYVKMIHGNIIRALPYPETFLYNNIVHAYALMKSSTYARRVFDRIPQPNLFSWNNLLLAYSKAGLISEMESTFEKLPDRDGVTWNVLIEGYSLSGLVGAAVKAYNTMMRDFSANLTRVTLMTMLKLSSSNGHVSLGKQIHGQVIKLGFESYLLVGSPLLYMYANVGCISDAKKVFYGLDDRNTVMYNSLMGGLLACGMIEDALQLFRGMEKDSVSWAAMIKGLAQNGLAKEAIECFREMKVQGLKMDQYPFGSVLPACGGLGAINEGKQIHACIIRTNFQDHIYVGSALIDMYCKCKCLHYAKTVFDRMKQKNVVSWTAMVVGYGQTGRAEEAVKIFLDMQRSGIDPDHYTLGQAISACANVSSLEEGSQFHGKAITSGLIHYVTVSNSLVTLYGKCGDIDDSTRLFNEMNVRDAVSWTAMVSAYAQFGRAVETIQLFDKMVQHGLKPDGVTLTGVISACSRAGLVEKGQRYFKLMTSEYGIVPSIGHYSCMIDLFSRSGRLEEAMRFINGMPFPPDAIGWTTLLSACRNKGNLEIGKWAAESLIELDPHHPAGYTLLSSIYASKGKWDSVAQLRRGMREKNVKKEPGQSWIKWKGKLHSFSADDESSPYLDQIYAKLEELNNKIIDNGYKPDTSFVHHDVEEAVKVKMLNYHSERLAIAFGLIFVPSGQPIRVGKNLRVCVDCHNATKHISSVTGREILVRDAVRFHRFKDGTCSCGDFW; from the coding sequence ATGGCGTCGAACTACTACTCTGTTCAGATAAAGCAATGCATTGGGTTGGGAGCTAGAAATCAGAGTCGTTATGTGAAGATGATCCACGGGAATATCATCAGAGCTCTTCCATATCCAGAGACGTTTTTGTATAACAACATCGTCCACGCGTATGCGTTAATGAAAAGCTCCACTTATGCACGCCGAGTGTTCGACAGAATTCCCCAACCAAACCTTTTCTCCTGGAACAATCTTCTCTTAGCTTATTCAAAAGCTGGGCTTATCTCAGAGATGGAAAGTACCTTTGAGAAGCTTCCTGATAGAGATGGTGTCACTTGGAACGTGCTTATTGAAGGCTATTCATTGAGTGGATTGGTTGGTGCAGCTGTTAAGGCTTATAATACGATGATGAGAGATTTTTCTGCTAATTTGACTAGGGTTACGTTGATGACAATGTTGAAACTTTCTTCTAGCAATGGCCATGTTAGTTTGGGGAAGCAGATTCATGGGCAGGTTATCAAACTTGGGTTTGAGTCTTATCTTTTAGTTGGGAGTCCATTGTTGTATATGTATGCAAATGTTGGTTGCATCTCTGATGCAAAGAAGGTTTTTTACGGGTTGGACGATAGAAATACGGTTATGTACAATTCGTTGATGGGTGGACTTCTAGCATGTGGAATGATTGAAGATGCACTGCAGTTGTTTCGAGGAATGGAGAAAGATTCAGTTTCTTGGGCAGCGATGATTAAAGGACTTGCTCAAAACGGACTTGCAAAGGAGGCTATTGAATGTTTCAGAGAGATGAAAGTACAAGGCTTGAAGATGGATCAGTATCCTTTTGGAAGTGTACTGCCTGCTTGTGGAGGATTAGGAGCAATAAACGAAGGGAAACAGATTCATGCTTGTATAATCAGGACCAATTTTCAGGATCACATTTATGTAGGTAGTGCTCTCATTGACATGTATTGCAAGTGTAAGTGTTTACATTATGCAAAGACTGTTTTTGATAGAATGAAGCAGAAGAATGTTGTGTCTTGGACAGCAATGGTTGTGGGTTATGGCCAGACCGGGCGTGCTGAAGAGGCTGTTAAGATTTTCCTTGATATGCAAAGAAGTGGAATTGACCCAGATCATTATACTCTGGGACAAGCGATCAGTGCTTGTGCCAACGTAAGTAGCTTAGAAGAGGGCTCCCAGTTTCATGGAAAAGCTATAACTTCTGGCCTAATACATTATGTCACTGTTTCAAATTCATTGGTGACTCTGTATGGAAAATGTGGAGATATTGATGATTCGACTAGGTTGTTCAACGAGATGAATGTCAGGGATGCAGTCTCTTGGACTGCAATGGTTTCTGCGTATGCGCAATTTGGAAGGGCCGTCGAGACTATTCAGTTGTTTGACAAAATGGTACAACATGGTCTAAAACCTGATGGAGTGACTTTGACCGGTGTTATTTCAGCTTGCAGTAGGGCAGGATTAGTGGAGAAAGGACAAAGATATTTTAAGTTAATGACAAGTGAATATGGAATAGTGCCAAGTATTGGTCATTATTCTTGCATGATCGATCTCTTCAGTCGATCTGGAAGGTTAGAGGAAGCCATGCGTTTTATAAATGGGATGCCTTTTCCTCCAGATGCAATTGGTTGGACTACTTTACTCAGCGCATGTAGAAATAAAGGTAACTTGGAAATAGGTAAATGGGCGGCTGAATCACTCATAGAATTAGATCCTCATCATCCCGCTGGTTATACGCTATTATCAAGCATATACGCTTCAAAAGGGAAATGGGATAGTGTGGCCCAGTTAAGACGGGGAATGAGAGAGAAGAACGTGAAGAAAGAACCCGGACAGAGTTGGATCAAATGGAAAGGAAAATTGCACAGTTTCTCAGCTGATGACGAGTCAAGTCCATATTTAGATCAGATATATGCTAAGCTTGAGGAATTGAACAATAAAATCATAGATAATGGTTATAAACCAGATACCAGTTTTGTCCATCATGATGTCGAGGAAGCTGTTAAGGTAAAGATGCTTAACTATCACAGTGAAAGGCTTGCAATAGCTTTTGGATTGATATTTGTACCCTCAGGGCAACCTATTAGAGTAGGAAAAAATCTTAGAGTGTGTGTGGATTGCCACAATGCCACTAAACATATCTCCAGCGTCACTGGTAGAGAGATACTTGTCAGAGATGCTGTTAGGTTTCACCGTTTTAAAGATGGAACTTGCTCATGTGGAGATTTCTGGTAG